Proteins from one Pongo abelii isolate AG06213 chromosome 7, NHGRI_mPonAbe1-v2.0_pri, whole genome shotgun sequence genomic window:
- the PENK gene encoding proenkephalin-A isoform X2, which produces MECEGKLPSMKIWETCKELLQLSKPELPQDGTSTLRESSKLEESHLLAKRYGGFMKRYGGFMKKMDELYPMEPEEEANGSEILAKRYGGFMKKDVEEDDSLANSSDLLKELLETGDNRERSHHQDGSDNEEEVSKRYGGFMRGLKRSPQLEDEAKELQKRYGGFMRRVGRPEWWMDYQKRYGGFLKRFAEALPSDEEGESYSKEVPEMEKRYGGFMRF; this is translated from the coding sequence atggaatgtgaaggaaAACTGCCTTCTATGAAAATTTGGGAAACCTGCAAGGAGCTCCTGCAGCTGTCCAAACCAGAGCTTCCTCAAGATGGCACCAGCACCCTCAGAGAAAGCAGCAAACTGGAAGAGAGCCATTTGCTAGCCAAAAGGTATGGGGGCTTCATGAAAAGGTATGGAGGCTTCATGAAGAAAATGGATGAGCTTTATCCCATGGAGCCAGAAGAAGAGGCCAATGGAAGTGAGATCCTTGCCAAGCGGTATGGGGGCTTCATGAAGAAGGATGTGGAGGAGGACGACTCGCTGGCCAATTCCTCAGATCTGCTAAAAGAGCTTCTGGAAACAGGGGACAACCGAGAGCGTAGCCACCACCAGGATGGCAGTGATAATGAGGAAGAAGTGAGCAAGAGATATGGAGGCTTCATGAGAGGCTTAAAGAGAAGCCCCCAACTGGAAGATGAAGCCAAAGAGCTGCAGAAGCGATATGGGGGCTTCATGAGAAGAGTAGGTCGCCCGGAGTGGTGGATGGACTACCAGAAACGGTATGGAGGTTTCCTGAAGCGCTTTGCCGAGGCTCTGCCCTCTGACGAAGAAGGCGAAAGTTACTCCAAAGAAGTTCCCGAAATGGAAAAAAGATATGGAGGATTTATGAGATTTTAA
- the PENK gene encoding proenkephalin-A isoform X1: MARFLRLCTWLLLLGPGLLATVRAECSQDCATCSYRLVRPADINFLACIMECEGKLPSMKIWETCKELLQLSKPELPQDGTSTLRESSKLEESHLLAKRYGGFMKRYGGFMKKMDELYPMEPEEEANGSEILAKRYGGFMKKDVEEDDSLANSSDLLKELLETGDNRERSHHQDGSDNEEEVSKRYGGFMRGLKRSPQLEDEAKELQKRYGGFMRRVGRPEWWMDYQKRYGGFLKRFAEALPSDEEGESYSKEVPEMEKRYGGFMRF, translated from the exons ATGGCGCGGTTCCTGAGACTTTGCACTTGGCTGCTGTTGCTCGGCCCCGGGCTCCTGGCGACCGTGCGGGCCGAATGCAGCCAGGATTGCGCGACGTGCAGCTACCGCCTAGTGCGCCCGGCCGACATCAATTTCCTG GCttgcataatggaatgtgaaggaaAACTGCCTTCTATGAAAATTTGGGAAACCTGCAAGGAGCTCCTGCAGCTGTCCAAACCAGAGCTTCCTCAAGATGGCACCAGCACCCTCAGAGAAAGCAGCAAACTGGAAGAGAGCCATTTGCTAGCCAAAAGGTATGGGGGCTTCATGAAAAGGTATGGAGGCTTCATGAAGAAAATGGATGAGCTTTATCCCATGGAGCCAGAAGAAGAGGCCAATGGAAGTGAGATCCTTGCCAAGCGGTATGGGGGCTTCATGAAGAAGGATGTGGAGGAGGACGACTCGCTGGCCAATTCCTCAGATCTGCTAAAAGAGCTTCTGGAAACAGGGGACAACCGAGAGCGTAGCCACCACCAGGATGGCAGTGATAATGAGGAAGAAGTGAGCAAGAGATATGGAGGCTTCATGAGAGGCTTAAAGAGAAGCCCCCAACTGGAAGATGAAGCCAAAGAGCTGCAGAAGCGATATGGGGGCTTCATGAGAAGAGTAGGTCGCCCGGAGTGGTGGATGGACTACCAGAAACGGTATGGAGGTTTCCTGAAGCGCTTTGCCGAGGCTCTGCCCTCTGACGAAGAAGGCGAAAGTTACTCCAAAGAAGTTCCCGAAATGGAAAAAAGATATGGAGGATTTATGAGATTTTAA